A stretch of DNA from Mycobacterium senriense:
CCAAGGGGGCCATCGTCGCCGAGGCGGCGCGGGTGCTGCGGCCGGGCGGTCGCTACGCCATCCACGAACTCGCCCTCACCCCCGACAATGTGCCGGAGGACGTCAGCACCGACATACGGCAGGCGCTCGCCAGGGCGATCAAGGTGAACGCGCGTCCGTTGACGGTCGCGGAGTGGTCGACACTGCTCGCCGAGCACGGATTGGTGGTCGATCAGGTCGCGACCGCGCCCATGGCGCTGCTGCAGCCGCGCCGGCTGGTGTCCGACGAGGGGCTCTTCGGTGCGCTGCGATTCGCCAGGAACGTGCTCATGCACCGCGACGCCCGCAAGCGGGTCCTGACCATGCGCCACACGTTCCACAAACATCGCAAGCAGCTGGCCGCCGTCGCCATCGTCGCCCACAAACCGGCGCCGGCGGACACCGCCTGACAACCGCTGCAGCGCTTCGACCTTCGCCTTTGCACCCCAGCCGACTTTGGGCCGGTTCCGCAATCTCTGCGTGACGGTTTAGTTACGTCCCCTGACGAAACTTGGCTGCGGCAGTTGCGGGGAGAACAAAGGAGCTTGCCAGTTATGGGTGCTACCCCACCGTTGTTGACGGAGTCCGACCTCGATGCGTTGGCGTCGGATTTTCTGCAGTCGCACTACCTCGGGTCCATCTACGCCGATTGGTCACCGGATCGACGGCTCGACATGTTCCTGCGGCGGCGCGGTCTCGCCCGGGTGGCCAACGACGGCGACCTGTCGCACAACGTCCTGGAACGCATCATGGCCCGCGGCCGCGCCACGCTGGCGCGGCACTGATCGGTCCGACTTCTTCCAGATTGGCGATCCAATGACCGAAAACTTCAAAAAAACCGGATTTTGCCCGGCGAAAATACCGGCCATCGCATTGGTACAGACGTACTATTGCGACCTAGAGCGCGACGCACCTCCGGGGCCGGACGAGGCGTTGAGGCTAGCGGGGAGGGGACAATGAATTCACCGAAATGGACAGTTCATTGGCCGCAACGCAGGCCGACGGCCACGATCTACCAGTTGACCGACCGCCTCCACAAAGGACACGTCGCTCGCGTTCCCGCACACCAGATCACGGCGACGGTTGCGGCGTGGCTGGCCGACCTGGGAGCCAACAGCCCGTTGGTCGACGAACTCGAGCGCGCGGTCTGTGGTGGTGACTGGGCGGCCGCACACGCGCTGAGCGAGTGCCTGGCCATCGAGATCGCGGTGGCCGACTAGTCATAGTCGTCGTCCAGCAAAGCGCCGTTCTTAATCGACATTATTGCTGGTTTTCATCGACAGTTTTGTTGACGTATATCGACGTGCCCAACAGTAACGGGCGTGTCCGACCTCCCGACACAGACGAAGTATCTGCAGGCCTCGAGGGGCCGGCGGGCATCGCACTACCCCGGTGACGACCGCGAGCAGGCGATTCTCGCCACCGCCGAACGGCTGCTGCAGGAAAGGCCGCTGGCCGACTTTTCCGTCGACGACCTAGCAAAAGGCGCCGGGATATCGCGACCTACCTTCTACTTTTATTTCCGGTCGAAGAACGCGGTGCTGCTGTCGCTGCTGGACCAGATGAACAGCAAGGCGCAGGCGGCGCTGCGGGCGCTCGACGTCGTGTCGTCCGGTGACCCCGAGGCGATCTGGCGGGCACGCATCGAATCGTTCTTCGAGGTGTCCGGATCGCACCGGGCGGTCGCCGTCGCGGGGGCCGCGGCCAAAGCGACCAACCCCGAGGTGCGGCAGCTGTGGTCCGCACTCATGGGCAAGTGGATCGCCTACACCACCATCGCGATCAAGGCCGAGCGCGGCCGCGGCGCGGCCCCCGACACCATCCCAGCCGCCGAGCTGTCCGTGGCGCTCAACATGCTGAGCGAGCGGATGATGGCCGCGGCGTTCACGGCCGAGGATCAGGCGATCCCCGAAGACCGGGTGATCGACACGCTGCTGCACATCTGGCTGGCCAGCATCTATCAGCGCTGACGCAGCGCCCGCGCCGCGCGGCCCAGGCTCTCGTCGATCAACCGGTCGGCGGCACCGAAGTACGTCGGCGACGGCTCCTTGCCCACCAGGTCGGCGATCGCCCGCTGCTCTCCGGAAACGTCTGCAGCATCCAGGTTTGCGGCCATGCGCTGCGCGTGCACGGTCAACCCGGCGAGCAGCTCGCCGCTTTGGGATCCCGCGACGAGGGTGCGGCGGGCCAGGGTGCGCAGCGTGTCCCATTCGGCGTGCCACGCGCCGTCGGGGCGCTCGTCGTTGGCCAGCGCCGCAGCCGTGTGCAGCGTCGCGGCCAGCGGCGGCGCGGCGATGGCCGCACGGCGGATCAGGATGGACAGCACCGGGTTTCGCTTGTGCGGCATCGACGACGAGCCGCCCCGGTCGGCGGCTGCCGGCTCGCCGAGCTCGGCGATCTCCGGGCGCGCCAGGGTGACGACGTCGGAGGCGATGCGGCCCCAGGCGTCGGTGCAGCCGACGAAGGCGTCGGCGACCGCGGTGACGGGCGCGCGGGCGGTGTGCCACGCGGGCCTGTCCTGCAGACCCAATGATGTTGCGGCGCTGTGCATCAGTTGCAGTGATACGCCGGCGGGATCGTCGGTGCCGGTGAGCAATGCGGCGAGTTCCGTCGATGCGGCCAACGTTCCTGCGGCGCCGCCGATTTGGATCGGCGTGATCAGCGTGGTCATTCGCTCGAATGCGTCGACGATTCCGGTCAGCCAGCCCGCGGCCTTGACGCCGAAGGTGGTGGGTGCGGCGTGCTGGGTGAGGGTGCGGGCCGGCATCGGTGTGCCCCGGTGTTCGGTGGCAAGTTCGGTCAGTGCGGAAATCTGCTGTCTCAGCTGGGTTGTCAAGTCGTCGGCGACCCCGCGCACGGCCAGCATCAGGCTCGTATCCAAGACGTCCTGGCTGGTGAGTCCGCGGTGGATCCAGGGCGCGATGCCCGGTTCGGCCCGCTTCCGGAGCAGCTTGACCAGGGGGATGACCGGGTTGCCGCCGTCCTCGGCGGTGACCGCGAGCGACTCACAGTCGGTGCGCGTGACCAGAATCCACAGGTCCGCTCCGGCGCACTGGGCGGGCGCGAGTCCGGCGGCCGCCAGCGCGTCCAGCCACGCGCATTCCGCCGTGATCATCGATTCGAGTAGCGCCTCATCGGTCATGTGCTCGCCGGCGCGATGGTCTCCGGGCCACAACAGGTTGCTCATCGCGCACCTTCGGAGTATGCGAGGAACACGGTCTCGGCCGGGCCCTGCAGCTGGATGTCGAAACGATAAGCGGCACCGTCGTTTTCGGCGACGCAGAACAATGTGGACCGGCGCGCGGCGTCGACGGCGGCCAGCAGTGGATCGGCGTGCGGCTCGGCGCCGGGCAGGTAGGCGCGGGTGAACAGCCGGTTCAGCAGCCCCCGGGCGAACACGGTGAGCGCGAAGAACGGCGGACGCCCGGCGGTCGCCGATCCGGGCTTCAGGGTGGTGAAGGAGTAACCGCCGTGGGCGTCGGTCGCGCAGCGCCCCCAGCCGGTGAACACCGTATGGTCGCGGCGCAGCGAACCGGCTTGCCGCGGAACGCTTCCCGAACCGTCGGGTTGCCACAGTTCCACCAGCGCGTCCGGAACGGCCGAACCGGCCCCGTCGTACACCGCCCCGTGCAACCGGATGGCCTGCGGATGGCCGTCGTCGACCAGCAGGTTGTCCCCGGGATACGGCAATCCCAGGTCCAGAAAGGGGCCGACGGTTTGCCCGGGCGTGCAGGCTGATTCAGTCATGCTCGGCCTCGGCCGGGGTTCGTGCGCCACCGGCCAACACGATGTCCCACCGGTAGCCGGTCGCGTACTCCGGCTCGGTGATCCCATGGTCGTAGCGGGCGATCAATCGTTGCCGCGCGGCGGGATCGAGGATCGACTGGAAAATCGGGTCCAGATCGAACATCGGGTCGCCCGGGAAGTACATCTGGGTGATCAGGCGCTGGGTGAAAGCCGTTCCGAATACCGAGAAATGGATGTGCGCCGGGCGCCACGCATTGTGATGGTTGCGCCACGGGTAGGGGCCGGGCTTGATGGTCAGGAAGCGGTAGGTGCCGTCCGGCCCGGTCAGACAGCGGCCCGCGCCGGTGAAGTTCGGGTCGAGCGGCGCGGGGTGCTGGTCGCGCTGGTGGCGGTAGCGCCCGCCGGCGTTGGCCTGCCAGATCTCCACCAGCTGGCCCGCCACCGGCCGGCCGGATTCGTCGAGGACGCGCCCGGTCACGACGACGCGCTCCCCGATCGGCTCGCCGGGGTGACCGGCCGTCAGGTCGGCATCGAGCGGGCCGACGTCCTGGTGGCCGAAGCACGGCGCCCAGCGTTCGACGCCTTCGGGATCGACGAGCACCAGCGGGTGCTTCGGATGGCGCAGGATCGTGCTGCGGTACGGCGGGTAGTCCAGCCGCGGGTGCCCGACATGCCCGGCTCCCCCGACGCCGCGGTATTGCGCTGCGATGCGGGCGATCTCCGCCGTGATGTCACCCTGAGAAGCGACACACTCGGGGTTCATGTGCCGTGAGGCTACTCTCGGTGGCCCACCGAATCCCGCAAAGCGGGCGGTGTCGTCGGGTCAGAGAGAGCGCACCAGCGCCGCTCGCCCCTTGGTGCGCATCTTGTAGGTGGCCGAGCCGCGGTACTGCTCCATCCTGGCCGCCATCTTGTTGCCCAGCTCCTCGAGCTCGGTGTCGGTGATCTTGACTTCCGGCGGAGCGGGAATCATGTCGCGCTCCTCTTCGTCGGCGTGGGCCTCCAGCACCGTCTTGAACGAGTTCCACTCGTCCTCATAGCCGGGCGAGCTCTGCGGCGTGCGCAGCAGCACGGAAAGCTGGTCGACCACCTGACGGTGCTCGGCGTGGGCGACCGCGATCAGCTTGCTGGCATCCTTGAGCGCCGGGTAGTACAGGTCGTCCTCGATGCGGAAGTGGATGTCGAGCTCGATCAGCAGGTCGTCGAAAAGCTCATGGCGCTCTTCGGAATTCACCGGCGCATCGCTGATCTTGCGGCCGAGGCCCTTGATCACGATGTGGTGTTCCTTGAGCACGTCATAGGCGTTCAATTGGCTCCTCCTTTTGCGATTCCTGCCGCGCCGCCGGGAGCGAGCTGCTGCTCGCCACGGACCTCGACCACTCCGTCGACCAATCGGGCCTCGTAGCACGGCAGCGGCGCTGCTGCCGGGCCACGCAAGACGTCGCCGGACTCGGCGGCGAACCATGAGCCGTGCCAGGGGCATACCAGCCGGCCGCGGTCCATCCAGCCGTCGGACATCGGCGCGGCCAGGTGCGGGCAGAATTCTCCATACGCGGCGACCTCACCGGGCTTGGTCTGGCAGACCACCAGGCCCACGCCGTCGACCTCGACCCGTACCGGCTTGCCGTTCAACGAACTTGCGGGCAGCACCGGCGTCCAGGTGGAGGTGCGCAGCCGCGGCCCGGACTGGTCGATGCCGATCCCGGACTCGAAGACCAGCGCCCCACCGAGGTAACTGCCGGCGACCGTGATGCCGTAGCCGAGAGCGGTGAGAACGATGCCGCGGCCGTGGCGCCCCTTGCGCCGGTCCCACCAGGACTGCATGTACAACGCGGTCGCGGCCACGTTCACCAGGCCGTGCACCGCGCCGATGCGGCGGTCCTCCTCGTGGGTGTGCTGCCAATCGGTGACACCGGTGACCGCCGAGCCGAGGCTCGCCAGGATGCCCACCCCGAGCGCGCGTGAGGCGAATCGCGAGGCGTCGACGACCTCGGATCTGGGCTGACCCGGCAGCAGGCTGAGCGCGTCGAGCGCCACCGTCGTCCCGAGCGCGCCACTCGTGAGCGACGCCAGCGGCGGGTGCACCGGATGACCGAGCCAGACGCCGTTGAGCGCGTTGGCGACGGTGTTGCGGGCGCCGCCGAGCCCGTTGTAGGCGAAGCTGAGCAGGTGTTCGAACCGATAACTCGGTCGATCAATCCACTCCTGGCGCCCGATAGCGGCCAGAACCTTCGATCCGACCTGCTGCAATCGACCCCCCCGTGGCCGACCCACCATGGCACCAGTCCTTCCTCAGATTCAGACAAAACAGCGGCTAATCGCCGCAATACCGAACGATTACCCCTTGTTTACTTCGCGCTCACGTACGCGATGTGGCTGTTGTGACCCACCGTAGTGGTGAGCCTGTGCCTTTCAATTGCGTGCAACCTGTGAATTAGCACCAAGCATTCTTGTAGGAACCTGGCGAGTGCGGCTGCCAGGTGATTGACCGGTGCCCAAGACTGCGAGATTCTACTAAGCGGAGAGTAGTTCTGTAAGACAGAGAAATCGCAGAGGGACCATGGCAGACCAGCGCGGCGAATTGGCCGAGGTCTTCGAGAATGTGCGCCGGGGAATGATCCCCGCACACATCTACAACGACGCCGAACTGTTCGCGCTGGAGAAGCAGCGGCTGTTCAGCCGGGCGTGGACGTTCGTGGGACACGAGTCCGAGATCGGCCAGGACGGCGACTACGTGGTGCGCCGCGTGCTCGACGACTCGTTCATCATCACCCGCGATTCGCAGGGCACCGTGCGGGCCTTGTTCAATATGTGCCTGCATCGCGGAATGCAGGTCTGCCGCGCGGAGATGGGCAACGCCTCCAACTTCCGCTGCCCCTATCACGGCTGGACCTACCGCAACGACGGCCGGCTCACCGGATTGCCGTTCCACCGGGAGGCCTACGGCGGCGACGAAGGGTTCGCCAAGGGCCAAACCCTTTTGCCCGCACCGAATTTCGCGAGCTACAACGGCCTGCTGTTCATCAGCCTGGATCCGAAAGCCGAACCGCTGGAAGAGTTTCTGGGCGACTTCAAGTTCTATCTGGACTACTACACCAAACAGAGCTCCGGCGGTGTCCAGGTGCGCGGGCCGCAGCGCTGGCGGATCAAGGCGAACTGGAAGATCGGCGCGGAGAACTTCGCCGGCGACATGTACCACACCCCGCACACCCATGCGTCGATCGTCGACATCGGGCTGTTCCGCGAGCCGAAAGCCCAGAAGCGCAAGGACGGTGCCACCTATTGGGCGCACCGCGGCGGTGGGACCACCTACAAACTTCCGCCGGGCGGCTTCGAGGAGCGGATGCGCTACGTCGGCTACCCCGACGACATGATCGGCCGGATCAAAGACGTGTGGACGCCCCAACAGCAACGGGTGGTCGGCGAGGACGGGTTCATGATCTCGGCCGCGACGTGCTTTCCGAACCTCAGCTTCGTGCACAACTGGCCCAAGGTGCACGACCGCGAGGACCAGGTGCTGCCGTTCATCTCGATCCGGTTATGGCAGCCGATCAGCGAGAACGAGACCGAGGTCTGCTCGTGGTTCGCGGTGGACTCCGCCGCTCCCGCACAGTACAAACAAGACTCGTACAAGGCCTATTTGATGTGCTTCGGGTCCAGCGGCATGTTCGAACAAGACGATGTGGAGAACTGGGTGTCACTGACCACCACCGCCGGCGGTTCCATGGCGCGACGGCTGCTGCTGAACAGCCGGATGGGCCTGCTCCCCGACGACCGTCCCGTCATTGAGGCGTTGTCCCCCAGCGCTTTCCACGGCCCCGGACGCGCGCAGGTCGGCTACAACGAGCACAACCAGCGAGCCCTGCTGAACATGTGGGCCGACTACCTGCAAGGGGTGCCCGCATGAGGAAGGCGTTGGCGTTCAACGATATTCGCCACCTGGAGGCGCATCAATTCCTGGTGGACGAGGCCTACCTGCTCGACGCCCAGCAGTATGAGGCGTGGTTGGACACGCTGACCGACGACGTGCGCTACACCATGCCGGTGCGCGTCACGACCGCGCGCGGCGCCGGGTTCGACACGTCGCCGGAAAGGGGGCCCGGCATGGACCATTTCAGCGAGGACAAATACTCGTTGAGCCAGCGGGTCGCGCGGATGGGCACCGAGCACGTGTGGGCCGAGGACCCGCCGTCACGGCTGCGGCATTTCATCACCAACGTGCGCACCTTTGCCAGCGACGACCCAGAAGATACAGCCCGCCTGGTGGTCGAATCGGCCGAACTGCTGTTCCGCAGCAGGGGCGATGTCAACGACAGCGCCCTGATGTCGTGCGGGCGCCAGGATGTGTTGCGCCGCTGCGATGATCGCTGGAAGCTGGCCCGCCGCATGATCATCGCCGACGAGTCGGTGCTACGCATGCAGAATCTGGCGGTGTTCCTGTGAACGACGAACTACGGCGGCTGCTCGACGGCTCGGTCGGCGAAGCGATCAGCGTCGCAAACGAATTCACCGAGGTGGTGGTGCGCCGGGTCGACACCCGCAACGGATCGCGTCTGCTGATCAGCGCGCCCAGATCCGGACAGTGGATCACCCTGGATGCGCTCGAGGTCGAGGCATTGACCTGGCAGAACCCCCGTACGCTGGCCGCCATGGTCGGCAATTCCCACGCCCCACTGCTGCCCGACGAGAGCGAAGCTCAGCCGTGACCGGCTGGCTGGAGGGCAGGCGCGCCCTCATCGTGGGCGCCGGTTCGGGAATCGGCCGCGCCGTGGTGGCGGCATTCGGCGCCGAGGGTGCGAATGTCGCTGTACTGGAACGTGATCCGTACAAGTGCGATGCGTTGCGCCAGCAGTTGCCGCAGGTGCCGGTGATCGAGGGTGACGCCACCACCCGCGAGGCCAACGACCGCGCCGTCGCCGCGGCGGTGGACGCCTTCGGCGGGCTGGACATCCTGGTCAACTGTGTCGGGGTGTTCGACTTCTACCGGGGGGTGGGCGACATCGAGGCCGACGCGCTGCCCGATGCGTTCGACGAGATGTTTCGCACCAACGTGCTGAGCCATCTGCAGTCGGCGAAGGCCGCGATCCCGGCGCTGCGACGCGCGCGGGGCTCCTCGATCGTGCTGACCGAGTCCGCGTCGTCGTTCTATCCCGGGCGCGGTGGCGTGCTCTACGTGTCGTCGAAATTTGCGGTGCGGGGTCTGGTCTCGGCGTTGGCGCACGAACTGGCGCCGGACATCCGGGTCAACGGCGTGGCGCCCGGCGGCACGCTTAACACCGACCTGCGCGGCCTGTCCAGCCTGGGGCTCGACCAGACCCGCCTGGACGACAGCCCGGACCGCGCCCGAGACGTCGCCGCGCGCACGCCCCTGCACGTCGCGCTCACCGGTGAGGACCACGCGTGGAGTTACGTGTTCCTGGCGTCCGAGCGGTCCCGCGGGATCACCGGCGAAACCGTCCGGCCCGACGGCGGATTCGGGGTGGGCGCTTCGTGATGGCGGATCTGGATCAGCAGCGCGCCCTGGTGGCCCAGGGTTGCCGCATCGCGGCGGCGCGCGGTCTGGTCGACGGCATCCTCGGCCACCTGAGCCTGCGGGTCGACGACGAGCGCCTGCTGGTGCGCTGCCGAAGCGAGGCCGACACCGGCGTGGCGTTCACCCGGGCCGACGACATCCGGCTGATCAGATTCGACGGCACCGCCGGTGCGCCGGGCGAACTCGACGGGTACCGCGTTCCCAA
This window harbors:
- a CDS encoding TetR/AcrR family transcriptional regulator; amino-acid sequence: MSDLPTQTKYLQASRGRRASHYPGDDREQAILATAERLLQERPLADFSVDDLAKGAGISRPTFYFYFRSKNAVLLSLLDQMNSKAQAALRALDVVSSGDPEAIWRARIESFFEVSGSHRAVAVAGAAAKATNPEVRQLWSALMGKWIAYTTIAIKAERGRGAAPDTIPAAELSVALNMLSERMMAAAFTAEDQAIPEDRVIDTLLHIWLASIYQR
- the pcaG gene encoding protocatechuate 3,4-dioxygenase subunit alpha, which gives rise to MTESACTPGQTVGPFLDLGLPYPGDNLLVDDGHPQAIRLHGAVYDGAGSAVPDALVELWQPDGSGSVPRQAGSLRRDHTVFTGWGRCATDAHGGYSFTTLKPGSATAGRPPFFALTVFARGLLNRLFTRAYLPGAEPHADPLLAAVDAARRSTLFCVAENDGAAYRFDIQLQGPAETVFLAYSEGAR
- the pcaH gene encoding protocatechuate 3,4-dioxygenase subunit beta; translation: MNPECVASQGDITAEIARIAAQYRGVGGAGHVGHPRLDYPPYRSTILRHPKHPLVLVDPEGVERWAPCFGHQDVGPLDADLTAGHPGEPIGERVVVTGRVLDESGRPVAGQLVEIWQANAGGRYRHQRDQHPAPLDPNFTGAGRCLTGPDGTYRFLTIKPGPYPWRNHHNAWRPAHIHFSVFGTAFTQRLITQMYFPGDPMFDLDPIFQSILDPAARQRLIARYDHGITEPEYATGYRWDIVLAGGARTPAEAEHD
- a CDS encoding class I SAM-dependent methyltransferase; translation: MPGQRPSSELPLPSSSRADDAVAGHWLLARLGKRVLRPGGVELTRTLLSHAKLSGADVVELAPGLGRTATEIVAQGPRSYVGAEGDPDAANVVRGVLSDLGAQNAAVRVADAAATGLPDASSDVVIGEAMLSMQGDAAKGAIVAEAARVLRPGGRYAIHELALTPDNVPEDVSTDIRQALARAIKVNARPLTVAEWSTLLAEHGLVVDQVATAPMALLQPRRLVSDEGLFGALRFARNVLMHRDARKRVLTMRHTFHKHRKQLAAVAIVAHKPAPADTA
- a CDS encoding aromatic ring-hydroxylating dioxygenase subunit alpha, whose translation is MADQRGELAEVFENVRRGMIPAHIYNDAELFALEKQRLFSRAWTFVGHESEIGQDGDYVVRRVLDDSFIITRDSQGTVRALFNMCLHRGMQVCRAEMGNASNFRCPYHGWTYRNDGRLTGLPFHREAYGGDEGFAKGQTLLPAPNFASYNGLLFISLDPKAEPLEEFLGDFKFYLDYYTKQSSGGVQVRGPQRWRIKANWKIGAENFAGDMYHTPHTHASIVDIGLFREPKAQKRKDGATYWAHRGGGTTYKLPPGGFEERMRYVGYPDDMIGRIKDVWTPQQQRVVGEDGFMISAATCFPNLSFVHNWPKVHDREDQVLPFISIRLWQPISENETEVCSWFAVDSAAPAQYKQDSYKAYLMCFGSSGMFEQDDVENWVSLTTTAGGSMARRLLLNSRMGLLPDDRPVIEALSPSAFHGPGRAQVGYNEHNQRALLNMWADYLQGVPA
- the hcaB gene encoding 3-(cis-5,6-dihydroxycyclohexa-1,3-dien-1-yl)propanoate dehydrogenase yields the protein MTGWLEGRRALIVGAGSGIGRAVVAAFGAEGANVAVLERDPYKCDALRQQLPQVPVIEGDATTREANDRAVAAAVDAFGGLDILVNCVGVFDFYRGVGDIEADALPDAFDEMFRTNVLSHLQSAKAAIPALRRARGSSIVLTESASSFYPGRGGVLYVSSKFAVRGLVSALAHELAPDIRVNGVAPGGTLNTDLRGLSSLGLDQTRLDDSPDRARDVAARTPLHVALTGEDHAWSYVFLASERSRGITGETVRPDGGFGVGAS
- a CDS encoding 3-phenylpropionate/cinnamic acid dioxygenase subunit beta — its product is MRKALAFNDIRHLEAHQFLVDEAYLLDAQQYEAWLDTLTDDVRYTMPVRVTTARGAGFDTSPERGPGMDHFSEDKYSLSQRVARMGTEHVWAEDPPSRLRHFITNVRTFASDDPEDTARLVVESAELLFRSRGDVNDSALMSCGRQDVLRRCDDRWKLARRMIIADESVLRMQNLAVFL
- a CDS encoding lyase family protein, encoding MSNLLWPGDHRAGEHMTDEALLESMITAECAWLDALAAAGLAPAQCAGADLWILVTRTDCESLAVTAEDGGNPVIPLVKLLRKRAEPGIAPWIHRGLTSQDVLDTSLMLAVRGVADDLTTQLRQQISALTELATEHRGTPMPARTLTQHAAPTTFGVKAAGWLTGIVDAFERMTTLITPIQIGGAAGTLAASTELAALLTGTDDPAGVSLQLMHSAATSLGLQDRPAWHTARAPVTAVADAFVGCTDAWGRIASDVVTLARPEIAELGEPAAADRGGSSSMPHKRNPVLSILIRRAAIAAPPLAATLHTAAALANDERPDGAWHAEWDTLRTLARRTLVAGSQSGELLAGLTVHAQRMAANLDAADVSGEQRAIADLVGKEPSPTYFGAADRLIDESLGRAARALRQR
- a CDS encoding hemerythrin domain-containing protein; the protein is MNAYDVLKEHHIVIKGLGRKISDAPVNSEERHELFDDLLIELDIHFRIEDDLYYPALKDASKLIAVAHAEHRQVVDQLSVLLRTPQSSPGYEDEWNSFKTVLEAHADEEERDMIPAPPEVKITDTELEELGNKMAARMEQYRGSATYKMRTKGRAALVRSL
- a CDS encoding Rieske 2Fe-2S domain-containing protein translates to MVGRPRGGRLQQVGSKVLAAIGRQEWIDRPSYRFEHLLSFAYNGLGGARNTVANALNGVWLGHPVHPPLASLTSGALGTTVALDALSLLPGQPRSEVVDASRFASRALGVGILASLGSAVTGVTDWQHTHEEDRRIGAVHGLVNVAATALYMQSWWDRRKGRHGRGIVLTALGYGITVAGSYLGGALVFESGIGIDQSGPRLRTSTWTPVLPASSLNGKPVRVEVDGVGLVVCQTKPGEVAAYGEFCPHLAAPMSDGWMDRGRLVCPWHGSWFAAESGDVLRGPAAAPLPCYEARLVDGVVEVRGEQQLAPGGAAGIAKGGAN
- a CDS encoding dihydrodiol dehydrogenase; its protein translation is MNDELRRLLDGSVGEAISVANEFTEVVVRRVDTRNGSRLLISAPRSGQWITLDALEVEALTWQNPRTLAAMVGNSHAPLLPDESEAQP